Proteins encoded within one genomic window of Vanrija pseudolonga chromosome 3, complete sequence:
- the Cnot7_1 gene encoding CCR4-NOT transcription complex subunit 7 — translation MGSLQRQSDYGIHEVWADNLEQEFAALRAAIDQYPFVSMDTEFPGIVARPIGSFKTGSDYHYQTMRCNVDMLKIIQLGVTLCDEDGHSPEGMTWQFNFQFNLNDDMYAPESIDLLKNSGIDFKRNEEDGIDVEYFGELLVTSGLVLFPNVKWVSFHSGYDFGYLLRILTCEPLPATENDFFRLLFIWFPCIYDIKHVVRSVKTLRGGLQEIAESLGVQRIGPQHQAGSDSLLTAAVFFRIRQTYFNNELDDNYYKNYLYGFSSGRTRPPGETTKPPSPTPAAQLLSGEKPY, via the exons ATGGGATCCCTCCAGCGGCAATCAGACTATGGCATCCACGAG GTATGGGCAGACAACCTCGAGCAGGAGTttgccgccctccgcgccgccatcgaccAGTACCCCTTCGTCTCGATG GACACCGAGTTTCCAGGCATCGTCGCGCGACCGATCGGCAGCTTCAAGACGGGCTCAGACTACCACTACCAGACGATGCGGTGTAACGTCGACATGCTCAAGATTATCCAGCTGGGCGTGACGCTatgcgacgaggacggccaCAGCCCCGAGGGCATGACCTGGCAGTTCAACTTCCAGTTCAACTTGAA CGACGACATGTACGCGCCCGAGTCGATTGACCTGCTCAAAAACTCGGGAATCGACTTCAAGCgcaacgaggaggacggcatcgacgtcgagtactttggcgagctgctcgtgACCTCTGGACTCGTGCTGTTCCCCAACGTCAAATGGGTCTCGTTCCACTC CGGCTACGACTTTGGCTACCTCCTGCGCATCCTGACGTGCGAGCCGCTCCCAGCGACGGAGAACGACTTTTTCCGCCTCCTGTTCATCTGGTTCCCTTGCATCTACGACATCAAGCACGTTGTGCGCTCTGTAAAGACGCTGAGGGGCGGTTTGCAGGAGATTGCCGAGTCTCTTGGA GTCCAGCGGATAGGCCCCCAGCACCAGGCCGGGTCCGACTCTCTCCTCACGGCGGCCGTCTTCTTCAGGATACGCCAGACGTACTTCAacaacgagctcgacgacaactaCTACAAGAACTACTTGTACGGCTTCTCGTCTGGCCGCACCCGCCCACCAGGGGAGACGAccaagccgccgtcgccgacccccGCGGCCCAGCTCCTGAGTGGAGAAAAGCCATACTAA
- the Cnot7_1 gene encoding CCR4-NOT transcription complex subunit 7: MGSLQRQSDYGIHEVWADNLEQEFAALRAAIDQYPFVSMDTEFPGIVARPIGSFKTGSDYHYQTMRCNVDMLKIIQLGVTLCDEDGHSPEGMTWQFNFQFNLNDDMYAPESIDLLKNSGIDFKRNEEDGIDVEYFGELLVTSGLVLFPNVKWVSFHSWVAHRRDMLTPSGYDFGYLLRILTCEPLPATENDFFRLLFIWFPCIYDIKHVVRSVKTLRGGLQEIAESLGVQRIGPQHQAGSDSLLTAAVFFRIRQTYFNNELDDNYYKNYLYGFSSGRTRPPGETTKPPSPTPAAQLLSGEKPY; the protein is encoded by the exons ATGGGATCCCTCCAGCGGCAATCAGACTATGGCATCCACGAG GTATGGGCAGACAACCTCGAGCAGGAGTttgccgccctccgcgccgccatcgaccAGTACCCCTTCGTCTCGATG GACACCGAGTTTCCAGGCATCGTCGCGCGACCGATCGGCAGCTTCAAGACGGGCTCAGACTACCACTACCAGACGATGCGGTGTAACGTCGACATGCTCAAGATTATCCAGCTGGGCGTGACGCTatgcgacgaggacggccaCAGCCCCGAGGGCATGACCTGGCAGTTCAACTTCCAGTTCAACTTGAA CGACGACATGTACGCGCCCGAGTCGATTGACCTGCTCAAAAACTCGGGAATCGACTTCAAGCgcaacgaggaggacggcatcgacgtcgagtactttggcgagctgctcgtgACCTCTGGACTCGTGCTGTTCCCCAACGTCAAATGGGTCTCGTTCCACTCGTGGGTTGCACATAGAAGAGACATGCTAACCCCCAGCGGCTACGACTTTGGCTACCTCCTGCGCATCCTGACGTGCGAGCCGCTCCCAGCGACGGAGAACGACTTTTTCCGCCTCCTGTTCATCTGGTTCCCTTGCATCTACGACATCAAGCACGTTGTGCGCTCTGTAAAGACGCTGAGGGGCGGTTTGCAGGAGATTGCCGAGTCTCTTGGA GTCCAGCGGATAGGCCCCCAGCACCAGGCCGGGTCCGACTCTCTCCTCACGGCGGCCGTCTTCTTCAGGATACGCCAGACGTACTTCAacaacgagctcgacgacaactaCTACAAGAACTACTTGTACGGCTTCTCGTCTGGCCGCACCCGCCCACCAGGGGAGACGAccaagccgccgtcgccgacccccGCGGCCCAGCTCCTGAGTGGAGAAAAGCCATACTAA
- the MYO1 gene encoding Myosin-1 yields the protein MAVGKKGKKVGGLLSSSGVSKPSKVAKADWSEGFQKKKTAGVQDMTLLSTITNESINENLKARFQNQEIYTYIAHVLISVNPFRDLGIYTEAILNTYRGKNRLEMPPHVFAIAEAAYYKMTTEKENQCVIISGESGAGKTEAAKRIMQYIAAVSGTESGSGIEGIKEMVLATNPLLESFGCAKTLRNDNSSRHGKYLEIMFNDLGQPVGAQITNYLLEKNRVVGQIKNERDFHIFYQFTKGASAQQREEFGLQGPDAYAYTKKSGCQDVASIDDVADFRETLRAMDIIGLTPDEQNSIFRVLATILWIGNVEFVEGDDGNATIVDPGVVDFVAYLMNTDSATVSKALLTRIMETQRGGRRGSVYEVPQNVPQASSGRDALAKALYNNLFEWIVGRVNVSMKPQSRHSYVIGVLDIYGFEIFQDNSFEQLCINYVNEKLQQIFIELTLKAEQEEYVREQIKWTPIKFFDNAVVCDLIEGKRPAGIFSTLNDATATAHADPSAADNAFMQRSNMLSSNPNFEPRGNKFLIKHYAGDVLYNVPGMTDKNKDTLSKDILTLIEGAKDPFLHTLFPDKVDHDSKKRPPTAGDKIRQSANELVTNLKQCQPHYIRTIKPNQNRSPTEYDDKAILHQIKYLGLQENIRVRRAGFAYRADFQKMVERFYLLSPSTSYAGDYIWDGDARSGCERILTDAKIAKDEWQMGVTKAFIKNPETLFYLEGERDRYWHTMASRIQRAWRAYVRRKHEAATKIQRFWRGQKDNLVFAAKRDYGHQVLAGRKERRRFSLLGMRKFMGDYLDVGGRSPQGELLRGAAGISAAETVGFSSRGEILVSKLGRSSKLSPRFFIVTDKAFYIVVSAAKDGRVSTTLERKIPLSTIRAISMTNLRDDFIILNVNPCEEGDPVMTCAFKTELTCVILTEVGGNLSVNIGPTIEYAKKKDKKASIKAVKGGGVGDAVYKSHTITVGQGEAPNSVSNPMPPRKPKAKKAPKAAPAAYAGRSANRPVARQLPGATKPSAPDGIPAAAPAAVAAPVSTGRAAPPANLVAALGGGRAVPPAAGAARAVPPPASGGRGAPPPPPPPPPPPAAPAAPPKELYKALYAFQGQDGEMSLVKGDEVEVKEKDDNGWWMVVKNGQEGWAPSNYLKLIEQPAAPPPPPPVAKRSIPAPPAAPVAPAAAGGIAGLAAALNGRTNGSGASTPGSSPGGSRPTSAIGGRGAPPALKAKPVIPPKPGAKPAVGGKPPVPAVNRAPAAAASSGPGQVNRPAAAGGQLDLAAALRKRAAQQQ from the exons ATG GCGGTGGGGAAGAAGGGCAAAAAggtcggcggcctgctttcgagcagcggcgtgtCAAAGCCCTCCAAGGTCGCCAAG GCCGACTGGTCGGAAGGCTTtcagaagaagaagacggcgGGCGTGCAGGATATGACGCTGCTGAGTACGATCACAAACGAGTCTATCAATGAGAACCTCAAGGCGCGGTTTCAGAACCAGGAGATCTAT ACCTACATCGCACATGTGCTTATCTCGGTCAACCCCTTCCGAG ACCTCGGCATCTACACCGAGGCCATCCTCAACACGTACCGCGGCAAGAACCGCCTCGAGATGCCACCCCACGTCTTCGCCATTGCCGAGGCAGCCTATTACAAGATGACGACCGAGAAGGAGAACCAGTGTGTGATCATCTCGGGCGAGTCGGGTGCCGGCAagaccgaggccgccaagcgcaTCATGCAGTACATCGCCGCTGTGAGCGGTACCGAGAGCGGGTCGGGTATCGAGGGCATCAAGGAGATGGTGCTGGCTACCAACCCCCTTCTCGAAAGTTTCGGATGCGCGAAAACGCTGAGGAACGACAACTCTAGTCGACACGGAAAGTACCTCGAGATCATGTTCAACGACCTCGGCCAGCCCGTCGGTGCCCAGATCACAAACTATCTCTTGGAAAAG AaccgtgtcgtcggccagATTAAGAACGAGCGCGACTTCCACATCTTCTACCAGTTCACCAAGGGCGCTAGTGCCCAGCAGCGAG AGGAGTTTGGCCTGCAAGGCCCTGACGCGTACGCCTACACCAAGAAGAGTGGATGTCAGGACGTTGCGAGCATCGACGATGTCGCCGACTTTAGGGAGACCCTG CGTGCCATGGACATCATCGGTCTTACCCCCGACGAGCAAAACTCCATCTtccgcgtcctcgccacAATCCTCTGGATCGGTAACGTCGAGtttgtcgagggcgacgacggcaacgcTACGATCGTCGaccccggcgtcgtcgacttcgTCGCCTACCTCATGAACACCGACTCGGCCACCGTCTCGAAGGCGCTCCTCACCCGCATCATGGAGACTcagcgcggcggtcgtcgag GATCCGTATACGAGGTTCCCCAGAACGTCCCACAAGCCTCGTCTGGTCGTGACGCTCTCGCCAAGGCTCTTTACAACAACCTCTTCGAGTGGATTGTCGGCCGCGTCAACGTGTCGATGAAGCCCCAGTCCCGGCACTCCTACGTCATTGGTGTCCTTGATATCTACGGTTTCGAAATCTTCCAGGACAACAGCTTTGAGCAGCTCTGCATCAACTACGTCAACGAGAAGCTCCAGCAGATCTTTATCGAATTgacgctcaaggccgagcaggaggagtACGTTCGCGAGCAGATCAAGTGGACGCCCATCAAGTTCTTCGACAATGCCGTCGTGTGTGACCTTATCGAGGGCAAGCGTCCTGCCGGTATCTTCTCCACCTTGAACgatgccactgccactgcccaCGCCGACCCCTCGGCTGCCGACAATGCATTCATGCAGCGCTCCAACATGCTGTCGTCCAACCCCAACTTTGAGCCCCGTGGCAACAAGTTCTTGATCAAGCACTacgccggcgacgtgctcTACAACGTTCCTGGCATGACCGACAAGAACAAGGACACGCTCAGCAAGGACATCCTGACCCTCATTGAGGGCGCCAAGGACCCCTTCCTTCACACTCTCTTCCCCGACAAGGTTGACCACGACTCGAAGAAGCGTCCCCCAACTGCTGGTGACAAGATCAGG CAATCGGCCAACGAGCTTGTTACCAACCTCAAGCAGTGCCAGCCCCACTATATCCGTACCATCAAGCCGAACCAGAACCGGTCGCCCACCGAGTATGACGACAAGGCCATTCTCCACCAGATCAAGTACCTTGGTCTGCAGGAGAACATTCGTGTCCGTCGTGCTGGTTTCGCGTACCGTGCGGACTTCCAGAAGATGGTGGAGCGATTCTACCTCCTCTCGCCGAGCACATCGTACGCAGGTGACTACATCtgggacggcgacgcgaggtCGGGCTGTGAGCGCATTCTCACCGACGCCAAGATTGCCAAGGACGAGTGGCAGATGGGTGTTACCAAGGCGTTCATCAAGAACCCCGAGACCCTCTTCTACCTTGAGGGCGAGCGTGATCGCTACTGGCACACCATGGCCAGCAGGATTCAGCGCGCATGGCGTGCGTACGTCCGTCGCAAGCACGAGGCTGCGACCAAGATCCAGCGTTTCTGGCGTGGTCAGAAGGACAACCTTGTGTTTGCGGCCAAGCGCGACTACGGCCACCAGGTGCTCGCTGGAAGGAAGGAGCGCCGCAGGTtctcgctcctcggcatgcGCAAGTTCATGGGCGACTACCTCGACGTTGGTGGCCGTTCGCCTCAGGGCGAGCTCCTgcgcggtgccgccggcatcaGCGCGGCTGAGACTGTAGGCTTCAGCTCGCGTGGTGAGATCCTCGTTTCCAAGCTCGGTCGCTCGAGTAAGCTCAGCCCGCGCTTCTTCATCGTCACGGACAAGGCGTTTTACATTGTTGTCTCGGCTGCCAAGGACGGCCGCGTTTCGACCACCCTTGAGCGCAAGATCCCTCTCTCGACGATCCGCGCCATCTCGATGACCAATCTGCGGGATGACTTCATCATCCTCAACGTCAACCCgtgcgaggagggcgacccGGTCATGACCTGCGCGTTCAAGACTGAGCTCACATGCGTCATCCTCACGGAGGTTGGTGGCAACCTTTCTGTCAACATTGGCCCTACGATCGAGTacgccaagaagaaggacaagaaggcgTCGATCAAGGCCGTCAAGGGTGGTGGAGTTGGCGACGCGGTCTACAAGAGCCACACCATCACTGTTGGCCAGGGTGAGGCCCCCAACAGCGTCTCCAAccccatgccgccgcgcaagcccaaggccaagaaggcgccTAAGGCCGCCCCGGCGGCCTACGCTGGACGGTCTGCGAACCGCCCTGTGGCTCGCCAGCTCCCTGGTGCTACCAAGCCCTCGGCTCCCGACGGTatccctgctgctgctcctgcggcggtggcagctCCTGTATCGActggtcgagctgctcctcctgccaACCTGGTCGCTGCACTCGGTGGCGGCAGAGCAGTTCCTCCTGCCGCaggcgctgcccgcgctgTGCCACCTCCCGCCTCTGGAGGACGCGGTGcacctccacccccgccccctccgcctccacctcccgccgcgccggctgctCCACCAAAGGAGCTGTACAAGGCGCTGTACGCCTTCCAGGGTCAGGACGGCGAGATGTCCCTtgtcaagggcgacgaggtcgaggtcaaggagaaggacgacaaCGGATGGTGGATGGTTGTCAAGAATGGGCAGGAGGGTTGGGCTCCATCCAACTACCTCAAGCTCATCGAGCAGCCTgctgcccctcctcctccgcccccaGTGGCCAAGCGCTCCAtccccgcgccgcctgccgcgcccgtcgcACCCGCagcggccggcggcatcgctggcctcgcggccgcgctcaacgGTCGCACAAACGGCAGCGGGGCGTCGACGCCTGGGTCTTCGCCAGGCGGCTCGCGCCCCACGTCAGCGATcggaggccgcggcgcaccacccgcgctcaaggccaagcccgtCATCCCTCCCAAGCCCGGAGCGAAGCCGGCGGTAGGCGGCAAGCCTCCTGTCCCCGCCGTCAACCgggcaccagcggcggcggcatctAGCGGCCCCGGGCAGGTCAatcgccctgctgctgctggcggccaGCTGgaccttgctgctgctctacGCAAGCGGgctgcgcagcagcagtag
- the ADH6_0 gene encoding NADP-dependent alcohol dehydrogenase 6, with protein MSATIPAQFTGQAALKKQDPKNFDLHETKYTPRAFTEEDVIIKIDACGVCGTDLHVMTCGWGEHDQFPAITGHEIVGHVVRAGKNSTHAVGDRVGVGAQGASCGECVNCKNHEEPYCIKGWVGTYQGPTGDAVQPYTQGGYADYYQGPGHFAVKIPDGIPSEVAAPLLCAGVTVYAPLSYYGAKAGKKVGIIGIGGLGHLGVQFAKALGAEVYAISHSDRKRADAATLGATGFINTHDGAEKVLAEHAASFDMILSTSDQDDMPLNDLYLPLLKARGQFISVGLPNDGLPRMGWSLLGKTVTGSLIGSPKEIEDMFKLAVESNIRPWIETRPMSEATQTVNDMYAGKAKFRYVLVN; from the exons atgtccgccACCATCCCCGCCCAGTTCACCGGCCAGGCCGCGCTCAAGAAGCAGGACCCCAAGAACTTTGACCTCCACGAGACCAAGTACACTCCCCGCGCGTtcaccgaggaggatgtcATCATCAAGATTGACGCGTGCGGTGTTTGTGGC aCCGACCTCCACGTCATGACCTGCGGCtggggcgagcacgaccagTTCCCCGCGATCACTGGCCACGAGATTGTCGGCCACGTCGTCCGCGCGGGCAAGAACTCGacccacgccgtcggcgaccgtGTCGGTGTCGGAGCCCAGGGCGCCTCGTGCGGCGAGTGCGTCAACTGCAAGAACCACGAGGAGCCCTACTGCATCAAGGGCTGGGTCGGCACCTACCAGGGCCccaccggcgacgccgtccaGCCGTACACCCAGGGCGGCTATGCCGACTACTACCAGGGCCCGGGCCACTTCGCCGTCAAGATCCCCGACGGCATCCCCTCCGAGGTCGCTGCGCCGCTCCTGTGTGCCGGCGTGACCGTCTACGCTCCTCTCTCGTACTACGGCGCCAAGGCTGGAAAGAAGGTCGGCATCATCGGTATCGGCGGCCTgggccacctcggcgtccagTTCGCCAAGGCCCTCGGTGCCGAGGTCTACGCCATCTCCCACTCGGACCGtaagcgcgccgacgcggccacgctcggcgcgaccggCTTCATCAACacgcacgacggcgccgagaaggtgctcgccgagcacgccgccagcTTCGACATGATCCTCTCCACCTCGGACCAGGACGACATGCCCCTCAACGACCTgtacctccccctcctcaaGGCCCGCGGCCAGTTCATCTCGGTCGGCCTCCCCAACGACGGCCTCCCCCGCATGGGCTGgtcgctcctcggcaagaCCGTCACCGGCAGCCTGATCGGCTCGCCCAAGGAGATCGAGGACATGTTCAAGCTCGCTGTCGAGAGCAACATCCGCCCCTGGATCGAGACCCGCCCCATGTCCGAGGCGACCCAGACCGTCAACGACATGTACGCCGGCAAGGCCAAGTTCCGCTACGTCCTCGTCAACTAG